From the Oryzias melastigma strain HK-1 linkage group LG13, ASM292280v2, whole genome shotgun sequence genome, the window TCACAGAACTGTTGCTGCATTGCTTTGAAGGCATTATCTCACCACAATAAAGATTTGTCGTTTATAGAGTACAGTAGAGAAAATTTTCAGTCATATGTCAAAAGAAAATTGAACCgagataaactgtttttttgaaaagataaaaaagtgaaaGGTTAAATTGAAGTGGAAATTGAGTGAAGTATGTCCAGATGATTAGGGAAATTTACCTTTGAATGTTAAGTGTCAAATATGGGGGAGTTGGCAGTATTTCTAGgtaatttttttccaagaaactACAAACGCATCGATATTTACTTTACCTGCTTTTTTTGTGCTGCAATTTTTCTGAACGGGTTAAGTAAGTTCCTGATCATATTTCTGGAGTTGCGCAAAGGCTCTCTTGCAGTTCAATGGCTTGTTTTGTACAACTgtcaataaaatatttgcacATGAGTTTTTGATCCGGCAAAGTGTTCCAGTAAATGTCGCTGACTACTCCAAACACTGCCTTGAACAAACCAAGCGATGACGTCCGTTTCATGTGAGTTCAGAAAATATAAATCCAACAGTTTGActcattttctctttctgctcattaTAATGGCTAAAAAAACTTGAGAAGGTCTTGACCCAAGTCTTGTGGGTGAAAGGTGAACACTATTGAGTTAGATAAGTTCGTCATTGCAGGCCAAAGGCCATGGCTACCGTGGTGAAATGGTCTATGTAGGTTATTCTGCAGGTCCAAAGTCCTGCATTTATTTCACTACAATAACAGTGAAGTAAGACCTTGACTATTGAACATGAAAACAGCGCCGATGACGCCTTTTTGAACTCACAAGTTGTTAGGAGCACGGTTTGTGCTAACGTGAGCACCTTTTCAATGTGCTGTAGAATTTAAAGTTGAATGAAAAGGATGACATCATGTTAATCATTACATAAGCGTTGTGTGGCCAGTTCATTAAACAGCATATCAATAAGTCTGGGCTTTCTATGTCATTTTAAAGTGGAGCAAAGGTGACAGGATGAGAGTGGAGACGGCAAACACACAGAGGGGTCAGTAGAGGCTCCATCAACCAAAAGCTAATTGACTTTGCATAAAGATAAAGGCAGGAAATGCATGTCAGGGTATTGGTTTGTACACAGATTTAGTGAAATTTGagctttaaatttacaattaacTCCAAGTTATTTTAAGCTAACGCATCAAAACGCACAGgaaaaaacaattgttaaaactaaaagtaggagtttttaaccatttttgttaCGATAACAATCCTTCTTCAGATACTTGCAGGAACATATTGACATTCAGAAACTGCAAACTTATGTAAGAGAGAGTCCTGATTAAATGTCATCCACAACCTTTCCAAGACCCCGAGGTTGGGAAATCCCTGAGTTAAtgtttttggcccctgcgacttatactccggtgcgacttatagtccgaaaaatacggtacttcTGCTTGTTGTGCTGCCTGGGGTCCTTAAAGCAAAGAGCTGCTGATGTCGAGTGAAAGCCAAATCATTAATCAGTATCACGGTAGgactgagaaaaacaaatggTGTAAGATGATCACCCAGAGCAGAGAAACCTCTTTTTGTGCGCCCCTGCCGCCTTCCAGTAGTCCCTTCACTTTCATTCTCATCTAACCTTACTGGTCTCATCAATTAATCAGCAACCCATTTAAAGTTAATCAGACTGACCGTGCTGACACAAGCCGGGAAGCTTTGCTTAGCAGCTAGTCTGGATCATGCATCCAGACAGGATGGACAGTTTGATCAAAGGACATGGaaattttttgacttttcttgcAACCTCCAACTGACTATATGTAAAGGAATTTTGAAATTCAACCAGCTTTAAAGCTcatgttcttttaaaataaccaaaaatgcAAGTGTTTGTGTTCTGGCTGATAGTGTTGTTGAAGCTAAACTTGGGAATGAAACCAATTAACATGACAAAGGACAGGCCGCCCTGCCAGCCAGGTAGGTCTTAGCACGTCCAGGTTTGTGTTATTCGTGGCAACATGACAGCAGCAAAACAGAAAGCAGAACACTTCAAGAAGTTTGCATGCCTCTAGGTTTCTACTGTCCACCGGGAAGCTTCAGCCCAGTCCCCTGTCCTAGAGGAACATACGGACCAACGGTTGGAGCTGAATCCATGGAAAGCTGCTTAAAGTGTCCTCCTCACCACTACTGCCCTCGACCCGGGTTATCAGCCTTCCTGTCCTGTGAGCCGGTTGCTCAGCAGCCGCTGTCTGGCCAAGACACATGCATCTGCCCAGCAGAGGGACAGATTTTTCAGGTGATTATCACTTCTTTGGAGATACAGAATTTGTCACAGAACCATCTTTCCTTCCATTTTTGCAGCAGTGATTACAAGGTAACTGATGTTTGACAGAGAAGTTTATCATCTCAGCCCATGATTTATTTGTACTTAGTCTTGGTATGCTAACAAGCAGAGCTCAGAGTTGGGCTCCTCACAGAAACTATAGACTCAACAATCTGTTGCTTGTAACTGACAGAGCTGTGGATCAAGTTACCTCACGGCAGCGGCTAGTTTTTCAGGCTACTGCAGTTCCACAAGTGTTGAAGTATCCTCTTATCATCtcaggaagaagaaaacaagattttctttCTGGCTAAAGGAAAAGTTTTTTATGGGAAAGCTATTTTCTTCTACGACAATTAAGAAGATATgcaaaaaagtgataaaactcattataattaattgaaaaagaaatgcaaCCTGTCATTGTTTTTGCAGCCCAGTGATGGAAGATGCCTCTGCTCTATTGGGTATCAACCCACTAGCAAAGGAGACTTGTGTTCGCAGCAGCTGTACGATGTCTGCAGGGACGGAACATCTCGTACACAACATGGAGACTGTTTTGGCAGATCTCAGTGGTCACTTCACTGCAGCCATGAGGTTAGACCTTCTCATCCTGAGAGACACTCACTAGAAATGGGGCAAATGGGATTTTTGATGCCACAAAGGTAACTCATCCCAAAGCTATGTGTGACAACGGTGGACTGTTTACAGAACGTACTGACTAAACACAATCTACAATCATCAAGGGTAATGAGTACAACCTAGATGTCTTTGCCCTTTACTCTATGAACTCGACTAACATGGGCTTAATCATCTGTTGAATATTTAACCGTAAACAGCTtcctgtgacttttgcttgacAAGTATGTCATAGTTTTAATTGTTTAAGAGTCATCTCATAAAACTTCAGCTGAGATCACTTGCTCTCTCACAGGTGTGCCAA encodes:
- the LOC112149347 gene encoding multiple epidermal growth factor-like domains protein 6, which translates into the protein MPLGFYCPPGSFSPVPCPRGTYGPTVGAESMESCLKCPPHHYCPRPGLSAFLSCEPVAQQPLSGQDTCICPAEGQIFQPSDGRCLCSIGYQPTSKGDLCSQQLYDVCRDGTSRTQHGDCFGRSQWSLHCSHEVCQSAGDYSGYDGELGLCICKELPSRAACGGLCKRKPAADLKLKSLSSGRLELVWSSENQVNSE